A stretch of the Chrysiogenia bacterium genome encodes the following:
- a CDS encoding CDP-alcohol phosphatidyltransferase family protein: MWNKEVALSLVPLAVLNGLIIGSLFVFLALRALGIVKKEDYIEDHKHRATVVLGSTLREFWLWFTSPVERTLIALRVTPNLITTVGLLLSMVAGVFYYMGHVGTAGYMLILGACCDYFDGRVARATNRQTQSGAYYDAVLDRACEGAVLMGIAGYFQHTALVFIPMVALVGSFMVSYTKSKAEAMGVKCDLGLMQRPERLFLLASTSLFDPLVKSWAVNHGFPDVHYLMLGAVGVIAILTLYTTYQRISHSFHALEERDAEEAADVAPLERTAS; the protein is encoded by the coding sequence ATGTGGAATAAGGAAGTCGCTCTTTCGCTCGTCCCGCTCGCCGTTTTAAACGGCCTCATCATTGGCTCGCTATTCGTGTTCCTGGCCCTGCGCGCCCTCGGCATCGTCAAAAAAGAAGATTACATCGAAGACCACAAGCACCGCGCGACCGTGGTGCTCGGCTCCACCCTGCGTGAGTTCTGGCTGTGGTTTACAAGCCCGGTCGAGCGCACCCTCATCGCGCTTCGCGTCACCCCGAACCTGATCACGACCGTGGGTCTGCTGCTCTCGATGGTGGCAGGCGTGTTCTATTACATGGGCCACGTCGGCACGGCGGGCTACATGCTCATTCTCGGCGCCTGCTGCGACTACTTCGATGGCCGCGTGGCCCGCGCCACGAACCGTCAGACCCAGTCGGGCGCCTACTACGACGCCGTGCTCGATCGCGCCTGTGAGGGCGCGGTGCTCATGGGCATTGCGGGCTACTTCCAGCACACCGCGCTCGTCTTCATCCCCATGGTGGCGCTCGTCGGCTCGTTCATGGTCAGCTACACCAAGAGCAAGGCGGAGGCCATGGGCGTCAAGTGCGACCTGGGCCTGATGCAGCGCCCCGAACGGCTGTTCCTGCTGGCCAGCACCTCGCTCTTCGATCCCCTGGTGAAGTCCTGGGCCGTCAACCACGGATTCCCGGACGTGCACTATCTCATGCTCGGCGCGGTCGGCGTCATCGCGATCCTGACCCTCTACACGACCTATCAGCGCATCTCGCACAGCTTCCACGCCCTTGAGGAACGCGATGCGGAAGAAGCCGCCGACGTGGCTCCGCTGGAGCGCACCGCCAGCTAG
- the amrB gene encoding AmmeMemoRadiSam system protein B codes for MSIRAPAVAGRFYPANPTELRSEIARFCEVREDKGRIEAKGVLVPHAGYVFSGSVAGRVFARIVPAPLYLLLGPNHTGLGTRASVWTSGSWRTPLGEIAVDEKAAATLVENSSILESDTAAHLQEHSLEVELPFLQASNPGARFVPITLGGLSLAECHQLGAELAAFVREWPEPVVMVTSSDMNHYLSDARTRELDAMAIDKMLALDPDGLYKTVRSRGITMCGYLPATAMISAVKALGASHCELEAYATSGDAFGDRERVVGYAGLIFW; via the coding sequence ATGAGTATTCGGGCTCCCGCAGTCGCCGGCAGGTTCTATCCCGCCAACCCAACCGAGCTTCGCAGCGAAATCGCCAGATTCTGCGAGGTAAGGGAGGACAAGGGACGGATCGAGGCGAAGGGAGTACTGGTTCCTCATGCGGGCTATGTGTTTTCGGGGAGCGTGGCCGGACGCGTGTTTGCGCGGATCGTGCCCGCTCCCCTTTATCTTTTGCTCGGCCCCAACCACACGGGGCTGGGCACCCGGGCCTCGGTCTGGACCAGTGGCAGCTGGCGCACCCCGCTTGGGGAAATCGCCGTCGACGAAAAAGCGGCGGCCACGCTGGTAGAGAACTCCAGCATCCTGGAGAGCGACACCGCCGCCCATCTCCAGGAGCACAGCCTCGAAGTGGAACTCCCCTTCCTGCAGGCGAGCAACCCCGGCGCCCGTTTCGTCCCGATCACCCTGGGCGGCCTGTCCCTCGCTGAGTGCCACCAACTGGGGGCCGAGCTCGCCGCCTTCGTGCGCGAGTGGCCCGAACCGGTGGTGATGGTCACCTCCTCAGACATGAACCACTATCTCAGTGACGCGCGCACCCGCGAGCTCGACGCCATGGCCATCGACAAAATGCTCGCCCTCGATCCCGACGGTCTCTACAAGACGGTCCGTTCCAGGGGGATCACCATGTGCGGCTACCTGCCGGCAACGGCAATGATCTCGGCGGTCAAAGCGCTCGGTGCCAGTCACTGCGAGCTCGAAGCCTACGCGACCAGCGGCGATGCCTTCGGCGATCGCGAGCGCGTTGTGGGGTATGCCGGGCTCATTTTCTGGTAG
- a CDS encoding deoxyguanosinetriphosphate triphosphohydrolase, with the protein MPYYRETGELAPYAVSSPSPRGRAHEERFRDVRPDFERDRDRIIHCGAFRRLEYKTQVFINIEGDYYRTRLTHTIEAAQISRGVARRLGLNEALAEALALSHDMGHPPFGHAGEDVLDRLAAKAGGFEHNYQSLRIVEELEERYPNFPGLNLTWETREGILKHSHDKPIADTRRARVLEPGTVPTLEAQLIDLADEIAYLNHDVDDGIESGLVSEEQLIAEVPLWAQMLKEVKAEHGQVAGKQRRYNAISRLIGYLMHELVSHSEKLIQDSGVQSLDDVHAHGKILIGYPEEVNRARGQLKDFLMENLYMHPRVERMRIKCRKILEALFPVYLEHPRLLPEAYLSRSESQGIERAVCDYVAGMTDRFAMEEYKRLFEPMERV; encoded by the coding sequence ATGCCCTACTACCGAGAGACCGGAGAGCTGGCCCCCTACGCGGTGTCCAGCCCCTCCCCCCGGGGGCGCGCCCACGAAGAGCGCTTCCGCGACGTGCGCCCCGACTTCGAGCGCGACCGCGACCGCATCATCCATTGCGGCGCCTTTCGACGGCTCGAATACAAGACCCAGGTCTTCATCAACATCGAGGGCGACTACTACCGAACGCGCCTGACCCACACGATCGAGGCGGCGCAGATCTCCCGCGGGGTGGCCCGGCGCCTGGGACTCAATGAAGCCCTGGCCGAAGCGCTCGCCCTCTCCCACGACATGGGGCACCCGCCATTCGGTCACGCGGGCGAGGACGTGCTCGACCGGCTTGCCGCAAAAGCGGGCGGTTTCGAGCACAACTACCAGTCGCTGCGCATCGTCGAGGAGCTCGAGGAGCGCTACCCCAACTTCCCCGGCCTCAACCTGACATGGGAGACGCGCGAGGGAATCCTCAAACACTCCCACGACAAGCCCATTGCCGATACCCGGCGCGCCCGCGTGCTCGAGCCCGGCACGGTCCCGACGCTCGAAGCCCAGCTCATCGACCTCGCCGACGAGATCGCCTACCTCAACCACGATGTCGACGACGGCATCGAGTCGGGCCTGGTCAGTGAGGAGCAGCTCATCGCCGAGGTTCCCCTGTGGGCGCAAATGCTCAAGGAAGTGAAGGCCGAACACGGCCAGGTCGCCGGAAAGCAGCGACGCTACAATGCGATCAGCCGCCTGATCGGCTACCTGATGCACGAGCTCGTCTCCCACAGCGAGAAGCTCATCCAGGACTCCGGGGTGCAGAGCCTCGACGACGTCCATGCCCACGGGAAGATCCTCATCGGCTACCCCGAAGAAGTGAACCGGGCACGCGGCCAGCTCAAGGATTTCCTGATGGAGAACCTCTACATGCACCCGCGGGTCGAGCGGATGCGGATCAAGTGTCGAAAGATTCTGGAGGCACTCTTTCCGGTCTACCTGGAACACCCCCGCCTGCTGCCCGAGGCCTATCTCAGCCGCAGCGAATCCCAGGGAATCGAGCGCGCGGTGTGCGACTACGTGGCCGGGATGACCGACCGCTTCGCGATGGAAGAGTACAAACGACTCTTCGAGCCGATGGAGCGGGTCTGA
- a CDS encoding tetratricopeptide repeat protein, whose protein sequence is MFDFKTARIAILCALALISLALPLGSRAEAAEAVTVAIVRFHPATAASPADIGTAMADSLVFELHDGKRISVPTRADTEEALKRAMVLDPAKPLSPKDAVRLGTVMLSQWVVFGTYQKGADTFRLNVMIASVEDEKLYKLKLTGKDMIEVQDALGEKVRTLVLGGFQKKEEPVAEKKPEPEPAAPAPEPDPLEAKIAGMSQKERQRAAVQEFNLGVRLGDDSDEERSHYEKAVRYDPDFARARLNLGLIAYKHDEWDVAIEHLRAFTQLSPSDPDVPAVKRYISDAESRLAKEAFAGADVSFTPAPAQRGWSAREWYNAALEKQDSEPSVAIEYYRQAVAADPTLFQAHYNLGTLYYNRDELQDAANSFSEYLRVAPDTDPDRSTIRNLLKHLPAPAKKN, encoded by the coding sequence ATGTTTGATTTCAAGACCGCTCGCATCGCCATCTTGTGCGCACTCGCGCTCATCTCCCTCGCCCTCCCGCTCGGCTCGCGCGCCGAGGCGGCCGAGGCGGTAACCGTCGCGATCGTGCGCTTTCACCCTGCCACGGCAGCCTCACCGGCCGACATCGGCACCGCCATGGCCGACTCGCTGGTATTCGAGCTCCACGATGGAAAGCGCATCAGCGTGCCGACCCGCGCCGATACCGAGGAGGCCCTCAAGCGGGCCATGGTGCTCGATCCGGCCAAACCGCTGAGTCCCAAGGACGCCGTGCGCCTTGGCACCGTGATGCTCTCCCAGTGGGTCGTCTTCGGCACCTACCAGAAGGGCGCCGACACCTTCCGCCTCAACGTGATGATTGCCTCCGTCGAGGACGAAAAGCTCTACAAGCTCAAACTCACCGGCAAGGATATGATCGAGGTCCAGGACGCCCTGGGCGAGAAGGTCCGCACGCTGGTGCTGGGCGGGTTCCAGAAGAAGGAGGAGCCCGTCGCCGAGAAGAAGCCCGAGCCCGAACCCGCTGCGCCGGCACCCGAGCCCGATCCGCTCGAGGCCAAGATCGCCGGAATGAGCCAGAAAGAGCGCCAGCGCGCCGCAGTGCAGGAATTCAATCTGGGGGTCCGTCTGGGAGATGATTCCGATGAAGAGCGCAGCCACTACGAAAAGGCCGTGCGCTACGACCCGGATTTCGCGCGCGCCCGGCTCAACCTGGGCCTGATCGCCTACAAGCATGACGAGTGGGATGTGGCCATCGAGCACCTGCGCGCATTCACCCAGCTCTCGCCGAGCGACCCGGACGTGCCGGCGGTCAAACGCTATATCTCCGACGCAGAATCACGGCTGGCCAAGGAGGCCTTCGCCGGAGCCGACGTGAGCTTTACCCCCGCCCCCGCGCAGCGCGGCTGGAGCGCCCGCGAGTGGTACAACGCCGCGCTCGAGAAACAGGACAGCGAGCCCTCCGTCGCCATCGAATACTACCGGCAGGCCGTGGCGGCCGACCCTACGCTGTTCCAGGCCCACTACAACCTGGGCACGCTCTACTACAACCGCGATGAACTGCAGGATGCGGCCAATTCTTTCAGCGAGTATCTGCGCGTCGCGCCCGATACCGATCCCGATCGCTCGACCATCCGCAACTTGCTCAAGCACCTGCCCGCGCCGGCAAAGAAGAACTAG
- the cysE gene encoding serine O-acetyltransferase, whose translation MFQRIKDDVTTALRRDPAARTWVEVLLTYPGVHALLFHRLCHWLWNHGAKLTARFLAHISRLLTGIEIHPGATIGAHFFIDHGMGVVIGETTEIGDNVTIYHGVTLGGVSTHRGKRHPTIEDNVVIGTGARIMGPLTIGHNSRVGAGSVVIADVPANATVVGVPGRVVMREHLREGDDVDLEHNILPDPEGQALDALSKEVQELRKRLEQIEKAAGSAPETSGDDAKKRASGS comes from the coding sequence ATGTTTCAGCGAATCAAGGACGATGTGACCACCGCGCTCCGGCGCGATCCGGCCGCCCGCACGTGGGTGGAGGTGCTCCTTACCTATCCGGGGGTTCATGCGCTGCTCTTTCATCGCCTCTGCCACTGGCTCTGGAACCACGGGGCCAAGCTCACGGCTCGTTTTCTCGCTCACATCTCGCGCCTGCTCACGGGCATCGAGATCCATCCGGGCGCGACCATCGGCGCGCATTTCTTCATCGACCACGGCATGGGCGTCGTCATCGGCGAGACCACCGAGATCGGCGACAACGTGACCATCTATCACGGCGTCACCCTGGGCGGAGTCTCCACCCACCGCGGCAAGCGCCATCCCACCATTGAAGACAACGTGGTGATCGGCACGGGCGCGCGCATCATGGGACCACTCACCATCGGCCACAACTCGCGCGTGGGGGCCGGCTCGGTCGTCATCGCCGACGTGCCGGCCAATGCCACGGTTGTGGGCGTGCCCGGCCGCGTCGTCATGCGCGAACACCTGCGCGAGGGCGATGATGTCGATCTCGAACACAACATCCTGCCCGATCCCGAGGGCCAGGCCCTCGATGCGCTCTCGAAGGAAGTGCAGGAACTGCGCAAGCGCCTCGAACAGATCGAAAAGGCCGCCGGTTCCGCGCCGGAGACATCCGGCGATGACGCGAAGAAGCGCGCCTCGGGTTCCTGA